A section of the Deltaproteobacteria bacterium genome encodes:
- a CDS encoding 1-acyl-sn-glycerol-3-phosphate acyltransferase, with translation MIYGLVVLAIITPPMYLVALVVAFLDHQGNGIHHMARFYMRTLLRCGFVRVKVEGVENLVPGENYIFAANHSSVFDILVLQAYVPIPFRWLAKESLFSLPLYGHAMSLAGYIPINRSNPREGVRSLEKAAEKIREGVSVVIFPEGTRSDDGRIHEFKRGGFTLAVKSGLPIVPVSISGAHRVMPARTFKVIPGRIKVIFRKPIPTKGIKRSGQNELMAKVREVMIANHDPDYGNKRRSAPGKGQ, from the coding sequence ATGATTTATGGCTTAGTAGTCCTAGCCATCATCACGCCCCCGATGTACCTTGTGGCCTTGGTTGTGGCTTTTCTGGATCATCAGGGTAATGGGATCCATCACATGGCCCGATTTTACATGCGCACTTTACTTCGTTGCGGCTTTGTCCGGGTGAAGGTGGAAGGTGTAGAGAACCTTGTTCCTGGGGAGAATTACATCTTTGCTGCCAATCATAGCAGCGTCTTTGACATCCTGGTGCTTCAGGCCTATGTGCCCATCCCATTCCGCTGGCTGGCCAAGGAAAGTCTCTTTTCGCTTCCTCTTTATGGTCATGCCATGTCCCTCGCCGGTTACATTCCCATCAACCGGTCCAACCCTAGAGAGGGGGTACGGAGTCTCGAAAAGGCGGCTGAAAAAATACGTGAAGGGGTAAGCGTGGTGATTTTCCCGGAGGGAACGCGGAGCGATGACGGCCGAATCCATGAATTCAAGCGAGGTGGTTTTACTCTGGCCGTGAAGTCCGGCCTCCCTATTGTTCCGGTCAGTATCAGCGGAGCCCATCGGGTCATGCCGGCCAGAACGTTTAAGGTCATTCCAGGTCGGATAAAGGTTATTTTTAGGAAACCCATTCCCACCAAAGGCATCAAACGGTCCGGGCAAAATGAGTTAATGGCTAAAGTGCGCGAGGTGATGATCGCCAATCACGACCCTGACTATGGGAACAAAAGACGATCCGCCCCGGGAAAAGGCCAATGA
- a CDS encoding ribonuclease J, with product MNELSVDLIILGGLGEIGLNIMALKCGQDLVIIDAGLMFPDQYMYGVDIVIPDFSYILEHADEVRAVILTHGHEDHIGALPFLLNQINVPIYGTRLTLELVKDRLKEHRVFPEVQFNVIAPRDKLTIGPLTFEFIKVSHSIVDGVALGIKTPVGRLVHSGDFKIEQSPMPGGEIDLSKFAEYGEQGVLALLSDSTNVERPGYTMSEQKIGETLRQISQTCQGRVIVAMFASSIIRIQQVINIAADFGRKVAFDGKSMVTNVRIAKELGCLNIAKDLEIPLSEIGDLPESKVALVTTGSQGEPMSALTRMAANNHKQIKIKSGDTIILSSRFIPGNERAITNIINNLYRLGAEVIYETVSEIHVSGHAYQEELKLMINLTQPKYFIPIHGEYRHLIKHIELAHEVGVPKENLILAENGDQIRFDRDGCRKVGRVTTGRVLVDGKGVGDVGQAVLRDRHHLAAHGMVIPLVVIDECTGEILSGPDFISKGFIFEEARPYLLEDAKCLILEIFDRLAEEKNLGSGNVFDLDEIKAEIRRELKRFFNQVIERRPLILPQIITI from the coding sequence ATGAATGAGCTTTCTGTTGATTTAATCATTTTAGGGGGCCTGGGTGAAATTGGACTGAACATCATGGCCCTGAAGTGTGGCCAGGACCTGGTGATTATTGACGCCGGTCTGATGTTTCCTGATCAGTATATGTACGGGGTGGATATCGTCATCCCGGATTTCAGTTATATTCTGGAGCATGCCGACGAGGTTCGGGCCGTTATTTTGACCCACGGCCATGAAGATCACATTGGCGCCCTGCCTTTTTTGCTCAATCAGATCAACGTTCCGATTTACGGGACCCGCCTTACCCTTGAACTGGTGAAAGATCGTCTCAAGGAGCACAGAGTATTTCCGGAGGTTCAATTCAATGTTATCGCCCCGCGTGATAAGTTGACCATCGGTCCTCTCACCTTTGAGTTTATCAAGGTCAGCCACAGCATTGTGGATGGTGTGGCCTTGGGGATCAAGACTCCGGTCGGCCGCTTGGTCCACTCCGGGGATTTCAAGATCGAACAGAGCCCGATGCCTGGCGGGGAGATTGACCTCAGCAAGTTCGCCGAATATGGGGAACAGGGGGTGCTGGCCTTGCTTTCAGACTCGACCAATGTGGAACGGCCCGGTTATACGATGTCTGAACAGAAGATCGGAGAAACCTTACGCCAGATCTCCCAGACTTGTCAGGGGCGCGTCATTGTGGCTATGTTCGCCTCCAGCATTATCCGTATCCAGCAGGTCATCAATATTGCGGCTGATTTTGGCCGCAAGGTAGCCTTTGATGGTAAAAGTATGGTCACCAACGTTCGCATTGCCAAAGAACTAGGCTGCCTGAATATAGCTAAAGACCTGGAAATACCACTCAGTGAAATTGGCGATCTGCCTGAGAGCAAGGTGGCTCTGGTGACAACCGGTTCTCAGGGTGAGCCCATGAGCGCCCTGACACGGATGGCGGCCAATAACCACAAACAGATAAAGATCAAGTCCGGTGACACCATTATCCTTTCCTCTCGCTTTATCCCGGGCAATGAACGAGCCATCACCAATATCATCAACAATCTGTATCGGCTGGGAGCTGAGGTGATCTATGAAACCGTATCCGAAATTCATGTGTCAGGGCATGCCTACCAGGAAGAACTCAAACTCATGATCAACCTGACCCAACCTAAATATTTCATCCCCATCCATGGGGAGTACCGTCACCTGATTAAACATATCGAACTGGCTCATGAGGTCGGGGTGCCCAAAGAAAACCTGATCCTGGCAGAAAATGGAGACCAGATCCGCTTTGATCGGGATGGCTGCCGCAAGGTTGGGCGTGTCACTACGGGACGGGTGCTGGTTGATGGTAAAGGCGTCGGTGACGTGGGTCAGGCCGTGCTCCGCGACCGTCATCATCTGGCCGCACACGGGATGGTCATCCCCCTGGTTGTCATTGACGAGTGCACCGGGGAGATCCTCAGCGGCCCGGACTTTATTTCCAAAGGATTTATTTTCGAGGAAGCAAGGCCTTATCTACTTGAAGACGCCAAATGCCTGATTCTCGAGATTTTTGATCGGCTGGCTGAGGAAAAGAACCTAGGGAGCGGCAATGTCTTCGACCTGGACGAAATCAAGGCCGAAATTCGTCGAGAGCTCAAGCGGTTTTTTAACCAGGTTATTGAACGACGTCCTCTCATCCTCCCCCAAATAATCACCATTTAA